CGTCGGGCGTGGGACGGGCTCCCCGCCCCGCCCATCCGAGCTTCGCCGGAGAGGGGGACGATCCTGTATGGCTTTCGGCAGCATGGAGTCCGAAGGTACGAAAAATGTCGAACGCGGCCGAGCCGAAGCCGCCTTCGGGCCGCGCTACCGCCTGGAGCGCCTGCGGGTACGGAGCTGTGCCCTGGAGGGGAACCCGCTGGGCGACCCGGCGGAGCGCGAGGTGCTGCTCCTCGTCCCGCCCGGCTGGCGAGAGGGGGAGCCGCTCCCCCACGTCTGGATGCTGGCGGGCTTCGGCGGGACGGGCCGCTCCTTCCTCAACTTCGACCCCTGGGGCGAGAGCCTGGACGAGCGGGTGAGCCGGCTGGCGCGAGAGGGCAGGATCGGGCCGATGCTCTTCGTCCTGCCCGACACCTTCACCGCGCTGGGCGGGAACCAGCACGTCGACTCGCCCGGGGTGGGGATGTACGGCCGCTTCCTCTGGGAGGAAGCGCTGCCCGCGGTGGAGGCGCGCTACCCGTCCCGGGGGCGCGCCGTGGCCGGCAAGTCCTCGGGCGGCTACGGCGCGCTGGTCCACGCCATGAGCCGGCCCGGCCTCTTCGACGCCTGCGTCGCCCACTCCGCCGACATGGGCTTCGAGCTCTGCTACGCGCCCGACCTGGGCCACCTGCTGCGCGAGGTGGAGCGGGCGGGCGGCCTGGAGGCCTTCCGCGCCCAGCTGCTGAACCGGAACTGGCCGCACCTGAGCGGTCCCCTGCGCGCCGCCGTCAACCTCTACGCCATGGCGCTCACCTACGCGCCCGACCCGGAGGCGCCGGGCGGC
Above is a genomic segment from Bacillota bacterium containing:
- a CDS encoding esterase, translating into MESEGTKNVERGRAEAAFGPRYRLERLRVRSCALEGNPLGDPAEREVLLLVPPGWREGEPLPHVWMLAGFGGTGRSFLNFDPWGESLDERVSRLAREGRIGPMLFVLPDTFTALGGNQHVDSPGVGMYGRFLWEEALPAVEARYPSRGRAVAGKSSGGYGALVHAMSRPGLFDACVAHSADMGFELCYAPDLGHLLREVERAGGLEAFRAQLLNRNWPHLSGPLRAAVNLYAMALTYAPDPEAPGGTRLPVDPETGEPDVEVWRRWLEQDPLRLARRPEAQEALRRLRLLFFDCGTRDEFNLLYGARRLHRLLEAAGVAHRFETFEDGHMGVGYRWDRSLPLLWEALADAGGR